From the Musa acuminata AAA Group cultivar baxijiao chromosome BXJ1-2, Cavendish_Baxijiao_AAA, whole genome shotgun sequence genome, one window contains:
- the LOC135608125 gene encoding probable LRR receptor-like serine/threonine-protein kinase At2g16250, with amino-acid sequence MKSPARLPLVCFFFFLRCFLDVPCSALPQTERNALLKLRASLAVRAKDWSLQADPCSSWTGVVCRTNRVEELNLTGLRPNRFARKGLVLPRLAPDAVLNLTHLTSLDASGFPLPGPIPDDLGNVSSLSVLSLAGTGASGRIPSKLGWLGHLTALDLSGNLLTGSIPVEFSGLHNLTHLDLSSNTLSGAVPPSLGELRQLNALNLSNNMLSGSLPAELGGLSSLVTLDLSFNWLSGSLPEDVLLRLPYLRSVKLGHNNFSSSLPTSLWTLAQLVHLDVSFNDLTGMLMVDAVARNSIAKGGVFNLSNNLFYGSISSESSRILQRFEVVDLSTNYFDGSEPVGFSDASVAFNCFSSARDQRKPADCETFYTERGLRLALSSGRRRKWRWWYAVVAVVCGVALLAVVIAVLVRYLTRCAARSAGQKDTGSKPAPEEEAAVSPSPPPSAADTVNLSASNGALTGTTLPLSVAAPVNPLSSDDGVTNTTPSPSAAVMVNLPAPGDAFTYEQLLRATSGFSSMNLIKNGHSGDLYHGVLEDGVEVVVKRIGLLAVRREAFSTELKLFEDCSGGRLVPLLGHCLENDTEKLLVYKYMPNCDLSTALHKKSELEDGLQSLDWIKRLKIAVGAVEALCFLHHDNNPPLVHRDIEASSILLDDKYEVRLGSLNEVCVQQIDVRQNVLTRIFRSAQTSRQVVSGLSTATSAYDIYCLGKVLLELITGKPGLSGSNNAATNKWMEQTQAYITPFDKELVSKIMDPSLIVDEDHMEEVWAMAVVAKSCLDPKPSKRPLARHVLKALENPLKVVREVNCSNSFTSSSGSWHSALLGGWRHSLSSISLVRPVEEDRMSSKQATTTRSHRGGDDHSFPQSKMSREIHPEPAGPAQDRS; translated from the exons ATGAAGTCTCCGGCGCGCCTCCCCTTggtttgcttcttcttcttcctccgttGCTTCCTCGATGTACCCTGCTCGGCTCTGCCGCAAACCGAGCGCAACGCGCTCCTCAAACTTCGCGCCTCGCTCGCCGTGCGCGCCAAAGACTGGAGCCTTCAAGCCGATCCCTGCTCCTCCTGGACCGGCGTCGTCTGCCGGACCAATCGGGTCGAAGAGCTTAACTTGACTGGCCTCCGACCGAACCGGTTCGCCCGCAAAGGTCTCGTCCTCCCCCGCCTCGCTCCCGATGCCGTCCTCAACCTCACCCACCTCACCTCCCTCGACGCCTCCGGCTTCCCGCTCCCCGGTCCCATCCCCGATGACCTCGGCAACGTCTCCTCGCTCTCCGTTCTCTCCCTCGCAGGAACCGGCGCCTCTGGTCGCATCCCGTCGAAGCTGGGCTGGCTCGGCCACCTCACCGCCCTCGACCTCTCCGGCAACTTACTCACCGGGTCGATCCCGGTGGAATTCTCCGGGCTTCATAACCTCACCCACCTCGACCTCTCCTCCAACACGCTCTCCGGCGCAGTGCCGCCGTCCCTAGGGGAGCTCCGGCAGCTCAATGCCCTGAATTTGTCCAACAATATGCTCTCGGGATCGTTGCCAGCGGAGCTCGGCGGCCTATCCTCACTCGTCACCCTCGACCTCAGCTTCaactggctctccggttcgctgCCGGAGGACGTCCTCTTGAGGCTTCCTTATTTGCGTTCGGTCAAGCTGGGCCACAATAACTTCTCGTCCAGTCTTCCCACTTCGCTCTGGACTCTGGCGCAGTTAGTACATCTTGATGTCTCATTCAACGACCTCACCGGTATGCTCATGGTCGACGCCGTCGCGCGCAATAGCATCGCTAAAGGAGGCGTCTTTAACCTCTCGAATAACCTCTTCTACGGGTCGATTTCTTCTGAATCCAGCAGAATTCTACAAAGATTTGAAGTGGTGGATCTCTCGACCAATTACTTCGATGGAAGCGAACCCGTCGGCTTTAGCGATGCTTCTGTTGCTTTTAATTGCTTTAGCAGTGCGCGGGACCAGAGAAAGCCTGCTGACTGTGAGACGTTCTACACGGAAAGAGGTCTCCGTTTAGCTCTTTCATCCGGCAGGCGGAGAAAATGGCGTTGGTGGTACGCCGTGGTAGCCGTAGTTTGTGGGGTGGCGTTGCTCGCCGTCGTGATTGCAGTGCTTGTGCGTTACCTGACGAGATGTGCAGCGCGTTCCGCCGGCCAAAAGGataccggcagcaagcctgctcctGAAGAGGAGGCGGCAGTATCGCCGTCGCCACCGCCTTCTGCTGCAGACACAGTGAATTTGTCAGCTTCGAATGGTGCTCTCACCGGCACGACGCTGCCGCTCTCTGTTGCAGCTCCGGTGAACCCACTTTCTTCGGATGACGGTGTCACCAACACGACGCCTTCACCCTCTGCTGCAGTGATGGTGAATTTGCCAGCTCCGGGTGATGCCTTCACCTACGAGCAGCTGCTGAGGGCGACGTCGGGTTTCAGCAGCATGAACCTTATCAAGAATGGTCACTCTGGAGATCTCTATCATGGTGTTCTGGAAGATGGGGTTGAGGTGGTGGTGAAGAGGATCGGTCTGCTAGCTGTGAGAAGAGAAGCATTCTCGACCGAACTGAAACTTTTCGAGGATTGTTCGGGTGGCAGATTGGTTCCATTACTTGGGCACTGCTTGGAGAATGATACCGAGAAGCTTCTCGTGTACAAGTACATGCCAAATTGCGATCTTTCTACTGCTCTGCACAAGAAATCCGAGCTAGAGGATGGTTTGCAGTCACTGGATTGGATAAAGAGGCTAAAGATCGCAGTAGGTGCTGTGGAAGCTCTGTGCTTTCTGCATCATGACAATAACCCTCCTCTGGTTCACCG AGATATTGAAGCCAGCAGCATTCTTCTTGATGATAAATACGAAGTGCGGCTCGGAAGCCTCAATGAAGTTTGTGTTCAACAGATTGACGTCCGCCAGAATGTCTTGACCAGGATCTTCAGATCGGCACA GACATCTCGTCAAGTTGTTTCCG GCTTGTCTACAGCAACTAGTGCTTATGATATATATTGCTTGGGGAAGGTGTTACTGGAGCTGATCACTGGAAAACCTGGGCTCAGTGGATCTAACAATGCTGCCACAAACAAGTGGATGGAACAAACTCAGGCATACATTACTCCCTTTGACAAAGAGCTTGTTTCGAAGATCATGGATCCGTCCCTTATCGTGGACGAGGACCACATGGAGGAGGTTTGGGCAATGGCGGTCGTCGCAAAGTCCTGTCTCGACCCGAAGCCCTCCAAGCGACCGCTCGCGAGGCACGTCCTGAAAGCCTTGGAGAACCCTTTGAAGGTGGTGAGGGAGGTGAATTGTTCCAACAGTTTTACATCGTCTTCAGGTTCATGGCACAGTGCTTTGCTTGGAGGCTGGCGGCATAGCCTTTCAAGCATCAGTCTTGTGAGGCCAGTGGAGGAAGATCGGATGTCGTCAAAGCAAGCAACCACGACGAGGTCTCATCGGGGTGGAGACGATCATTCATTTCCACAGAGCAAGATGTCAAGGGAGATCCACCCAGAGCCAGCAGGACCAGCTCAAGATCGATCTTAA